One part of the Mycosarcoma maydis chromosome 18, whole genome shotgun sequence genome encodes these proteins:
- a CDS encoding uncharacterized protein (related to Gluconolactonase), which translates to MSATSTTRNVGIVSLDADFDRLIGSSASMRRLLVDANGQQTFHEAGIYLPKHGKVYLSSNRLEHSEHGQRALIVGVPLSKIPSASIDVERSQEGLLQELSAEQQDALWSQLEILDDLPDHLAMPNGATNWDDDSVLWCEQGLDSRNVASTLVIHHVDGHKTKTVLSNFQGKPFSSLNDVVKHPTTGCVFFTDPDYGVEQSFKSSQREYAPNGIYVWNPATNQVRLLDASNYVKPNGVTFVPSSANDGSGLLITTDTGRFRFHRNDKMGDFYVDDNGPSLLYSYKVHADSASKDGLPAVNVESRREFAQSANGVPDGVHVDTEGNVWAGHGDGVHVYQPQSDGSGKLIGKFVIPGGKGVANFCWAGKTSSGAYRLLLFAEDELWEVLVGVNGHD; encoded by the coding sequence ATGTCTGCCACTTCGACCACCCGTaatgtcggcatcgtcagcCTCGATGCCGACTTTGATCGCCTCATTGGCAGCTCGGCAAGTATGCGAAGGCTGCTTGTCGACGCCAACGGTCAGCAGACCTTCCACGAGGCAGGCATCTACCTGCCCAAGCACGGCAAGGTCTACCTCTCCTCTAATCGCCTCGAGCACTCCGAGCATGGCCAGCGCGCCCTCATTGTTGGAGTGCCGTTGAGCAAGATCCCCTCTGCGAGtatcgacgtcgagcgctCGCAAGAGGGTCTCCTCCAAGAGCTGTCAGCGGAGCAGCAAGATGCGCTGTGGTCTCAACTCGAAATCCTCGACGACCTCCCCGACCATCTAGCCATGCCCAATGGTGCTACCAACTGGGATGACGACAGCGTACTCTGGTGCGAACAGGGACTGGACTCGCGTAACGTCGCTTCCACGCTGGTGATTCACCATGTCGACGGCcacaagaccaagacggTGCTGTCCAACTTCCAAGGAAAGCCTTTTTCCAGCTTGAACGACGTTGTCAAGCACCCTACCACAGGCTGTGTCTTCTTCACCGACCCAGACTACGGCGTCGAGCAGTCGTTCAAGTCGAGCCAAAGAGAGTATGCTCCCAACGGGATCTACGTCTGGAACCCGGCGACCAATCAAGTCCGACTCTTGGACGCCTCCAACTACGTCAAGCCCAATGGAGTCACATTTGTGCCCTCCTCCGCCAACGATGGGTCGGGACTGCTGATCACGACTGATACCGGCCGCTTCCGTTTCCACCGCAACGACAAGATGGGCGATTTCTACGTGGATGACAACGGCCCGTCGCTCCTCTATTCATACAAGGTGCATGCCGACTCTGCCTCTAAAGACGGCCTGCCAGCAGTAAATGTTGAGTCGCGGCGCGAGTTTGCACAGTCCGCGAATGGGGTGCCGGACGGTGTTCACGTTGACACGGAGGGTAACGTGTGGGCTGGTCACGGCGATGGCGTGCACGTCTACCAGCCGCAATCGGATGGCAGCGGCAAGCTGATCGGCAAGTTTGTGATTCCGGGCGGCAAGGGTGTGGCCAACTTCTGCTGGGCAGGCAAGACCAGCTCGGGAGCATATCGACTGCTCCTGTTTGCCGAAGATGAGCTTTGGGAAGTGCTTGTCGGCGTCAATGGTCATGATTAG
- a CDS encoding putative 3-hydroxyanthranilate 3,4-dioxygenase yields MPFPLPLNFPKWLSENEHLLQPPVGNFCLFRTRDYTVMAVGGPNARSDYHYQPTEEFFYQYKGDMLLKVIDEDGKFQDIPIKQGEMFMLPAHTPHSPVRFANTVGIVVERTRPDGSPDAMRWYCPNKEAHGETPTLVKEVHFQCTDLGTQLKPIIDAWVNDEAGRQCSHCGYTQGARELPA; encoded by the exons ATGCCGTTTCCACTGCCGCTCAACTTTCCAAAGTGGCTCTCCGAAAATGAGCACCTGCTCCAGCCACCCGTAGGCAATTTTTGCCTGTTCCGCACACGCGACTACACGGTCATGGCAGTGGGTGGTCCTAACGCCAGATCAGACTACCATTACCAACCTACAGAGGAATTCTTCTATCAGTACAAGGGCGATATGCTTCTCAAGGTGATTGATGAGGACGGCAAGTTCCAAGATATTCCCATCAAGCAGGGCGAGATGTTCATGCTTCCTG cacacACACCCCACTCACCCGTTCGGTTTGCAAACACGGTTGGAATTGTAGTTGAGCGTACAAGACCAGATGGCAGTCCGGATGCTATGCGCTGGTACTGCCCTAACAAAGAAGCCCATGGAGAAACACCCACATTGGTCAAGGAAGTGCATTTCCAATGTACAGATCTGGGCACGCAGCTCAAGCCTATCATTGACGCCTGGGTCAATGATGAGGCCGGCCGACAGTGCAGTCACTGTGGATATACACAGGGTGCACGCGAGCTTCCAGCTTGA
- a CDS encoding putative class E vacuolar-protein sorting and endocytosis factor — MSGLEKSLFQLKFTAKSLQRQARKATKDETAEKAKLKKALAQGNTEGARIYASNAIRKKNESLNLLRLGSRIDAVASRVETAVTMRQVSGSMASVVKGMDKAMESMNLERMSMVMDKFETQFEDMDVQTSYMEGTIGATTAQSMPQDQVDLLMQQVADENGIEINHKLGEGGLLEGKVADLAPKVPDAKVKDKEDDALAERLRALRPAT, encoded by the coding sequence ATGTCGGGACTGGAAAAGTCATTGTTCCAGCTCAAATTTACGGCAAAGTCGCTCCAGCGACAGGCTCGCAAGGCCACAAAGGACGAAACAGCTGAGAAAGCAAAGCTAAAAAAGGCGCTCGCTCAAGGCAACACGGAGGGAGCCCGCATCTATGCCTCAAACGCCATCCGCAAAAAGAACGAATCGCTCAATCTTCTGCGACTAGGGAgtcgcatcgacgccgtAGCGAGTCGCGTGGAAACCGCTGTCACCATGCGCCAGGTCTCGGGCAGCATGGCGTCCGTCGTCAAAGGCATGGACAAGGCCATGGAGAGCATGAACCTTGAGCGTATGTCCATGGTCATGGACAAGTTTGAGACCCAGTTTGAGGACATGGACGTGCAGACATCGTACATGGAAGGTACCATTGGCGCTACCACGGCGCAATCTATGCCtcaagaccaagtcgaCTTGCTCATGCAGCAAGTAGCAGACGAGAACGGCATCGAGATCAACCACAAACTCGGCGAAGGCGGTCTGCTCGAAGGAAAAGTGGCCGACCTGGCACCAAAGGTTCCCGATGCGAAAgtcaaggacaaggaagaCGACGCGCTTGCCGAACGACTGCGCGCACTCCGACCTGCCACGTAA
- a CDS encoding uncharacterized protein (related to U1 small nuclear ribonucleoprotein C) — MGKHYCDYCDVFLTHDSVSVRKAHNSGRNHLQNVREYYQTLEPECIQQVLDTLAQEYDLRGIEKPRDLLQPAGSSFMTFGAGPLSGSSDRAFRSQVPPSRMSMGGGVGGGSDRRGDSRGGSGGYGRYGNNDGSRDQGAPPNYSRPPPQGGPYSRPPPDMMAGGPPGISNGPYPPRGPPLGYGAPLPGAYPSGPPPNMRGPPPPLASNGSHAPHSRTGYGPR, encoded by the exons ATGGGTAAACACTACTGTGACTACTGCGATGTGTTTTTGACCCACGATTCGGTCTCGGTACGAAAGGCGCACAACAGCGGCCGAAACCACCTTCAGAATGTTCGCGAATACTACCAGACTTTGGAGCCCGAATGCATCCAGCAGGTGCTGGATACATTAGCGCAGGAGTACGATCTCCGTGGCATCGAAAAACCTCGCGACTTATTGCAGCCAGCTGGATCGTCGTTCATGACCTTTGGCGCAGGTCCACTCAGTGGTTCATCAGATAGAG CATTTCGCTCGCAAGTTCCACCGTCCAGAATGTCGATGGGCggaggtgttggtggaGGATCTGATCGTCGCGGAGACTCCCGAGGTGGTTCTGGTGGATATGGTCGGTATGGTAACAACGATGGATCCAGAGATCAGGGTGCACCACCGAATTACAGCCGCCCGCCTCCTCAGGGCGGCCCTTACTCTCGACCTCCTCCGGACATGATGGCAGGCGGTCCGCCCGGCATCAGCAATGGCCCGTATCCACCCAGAGGTCCACCGCTGGGCTACGGAGCGCCACTGCCTGGGGCATATCCATCTGGACCACCCCCCAACATGCGCGGcccgccgccgccgcttgCATCCAACGGCTCTCATGCACCACATTCAAGGACAGGCTACGGGCCGCGCTGA
- a CDS encoding uncharacterized protein (related to HSV2 - Phosphatidylinositol 3,5-bisphosphate-binding protein), producing MHLPRHTIESHAAIPLFRHASFCTPDPTGVSATSASRDVTPGGDASSCADALAQPALFSCASLNGFMVSQTDPLKLVCNRTWSSSQGGLSHAVPVQHTSLLFLVGGGRVPRFSPNKVILWDEAAEYTAKPPANATREVDSDDDDDADFAASRRASTVFSAGSQFETYGEAHSEDDESFSQTRSDHASSHPSTQDLRFSASSLVEAVDIELPSSSTDSEDLARSDAIQNDLEHSFVASSLGISRLQSSHCLDGTKSTGLPSMPSEDTWANANDSFQPHSVMSSSADLADPFAQEEIHSADVKHPNAGPSPLTRASHSSNLRLAGKPSSLQDEAKAATGLGGSPQGLFSHPMRQTSAGLVDSVSSMATTATDATAKAEPKILHGRPVAELEFSQVVRGIYVTSVHAKTGKQRKEGLHGKGRALNESASTRKARSEQFCVVLVVLLESKAVVFELSPPSIAPSLGGNSAISTWRIQKRTAVQTYKNPKGLGSVAPHYGESAATTVDLASVIVAIPGRQKGHVQLLDIPLQSLSTADTGTPLSNPMSSLGAAHIIVAHESSLAAITLSPNGRFVATASSKGTLIRIWSNNVVAGVESGLNGGRASLRGLRSNAPGRTGVGARLIRELRRGTDPATISSIAFSSDASLIAAASDKGTIHIFLLDVTSIITSSNAGRPERSSSSSSSRTANLGRAAAQYLPSSMGNLAGQVPSSVLPQYLKSEWSGAQFRIPLKSFGSSSRHYNAPSATEEGGLYGEGARSAKPFGTEKSTEGAWAQMRSRISDLRKGEASVEESIFLCWILEARSSSTRLAVPTTSQGAGADKDRSLKDEPRSRVTSSKFDHNAEVAQTDHQQHRLIALTTSGGWYKLAVSLPDVKAETGASSSTVLDMYRRDSSSQSRRTNALLCELVEYRPMAALLDGWRL from the coding sequence ATGCATCTCCCAAGGCACACTATCGAGTCGCATGCTGCCATCCCGCTGTTCCGACACGCAAGCTTCTGTACACCGGATCCCACGGGTGTCTCTGCAACGTCGGCTTCGAGGGATGTCACCCCAGGCGGAGATGCAAGCTCTTGCGCAGATGCCCTTGCGCAACCAGCTCTCTTCAGCTGCGCCAGCCTGAATGGCTTCATGGTCTCTCAGACGGATCCACTGAAGCTCGTCTGCAATCGAACTTGGTCCTCGTCGCAGGGTGGTTTATCTCACGCTGTTCCTGTTCAACATACTTCCCTCCTCTTTCTCGTCGGTGGCGGAAGAGTCCCTCGCTTTTCGCCCAATAAGGTCATTTTGTGggacgaggcagcagagTACACCGCCAAGCCCCCAGCCAATGCAACGCGTGAGGTTGATtcggatgacgacgatgatgctgacTTTGCTGCATCGCGCCGCGCTTCCACCGTCTTTTCGGCAGGGTCTCAGTTTGAGACATATGGCGAGGCGCATTCGGAGGATGATGAATCATTCTCACAAACACGAAGCGATCACGCCAGCTCACACCCATCCACTCAAGACCTGCGCTTCTCCGCATCATCGCTGGTCGAAGCCGTCGATATTGAACTTCCTAGCTCCAGCACCGATTCAGAAGATCTGGCTCGAAGTGATGCCATTCAAAATGATCTGGAGCACAGCTTCGTTGCGAGCTCCCTAGGCATTAGCCGCTTACAATCCTCGCATTGTTTGGACGGAACAAAATCTACCGGCTTGCCATCTATGCCGTCAGAGGACACTTGGGCCAATGCAAACGATTCATTCCAACCACACTCGGTcatgtcgagctctgcCGATCTCGCAGATCCTTTCGCGCAGGAGGAAATCCATTCGGCCGACGTCAAGCATCCCAATGCAGGCCCCTCTCCATTGACGCGAGCATCACACTCGAGCAATCTCAGACTTGCAGGAAAGCCGTCATCGCTCCAGGATGAGGCAAAAGCCGCCACGGGTCTCGGAGGCTCCCCTCAAGGCTTATTTTCGCATCCGATGCGCCAGACGAGTGCGGGACTCGTCGATTCCGTCTCGAGCATGGCAACAACCGCTACTGACGCTACTGCCAAGGCAGAGCCAAAGATTCTGCACGGCCGCCCAGTCGCTGAACTCGAATTTAGCCAGGTCGTCCGCGGAATCTACGTAACCTCGGTTCATGCCAAGACGGGCAAGCAGAGAAAGGAGGGCTTGCATGGGAAAGGTCGTGCCTTGAAcgaaagcgcaagcacaaggAAAGCTCGATCCGAGCAATTCTGCGTAGTGCTTGTAGTTCTGCTCGAATCTAAAGCCGTGGTTTTCGAACTGTCTCCGCCGTCCATAGCTCCAAGCTTGGGTGGCAATTCTGCGATCTCGACCTGGAGGATACAGAAAAGAACAGCTGTTCAGACCTACAAAAATCCCAAGGGGCTCGGCTCGGTCGCGCCACACTATGGCGAGTCTGCTGCGACCACTGTTGACCTCGCGAGTGTGATCGTCGCCATTCCCGGTCGCCAAAAAGGTCACGTCCAGCTCTTGGACATTCCGTTGCAGAGCCTTTCAACAGCGGATACGGGTACGCCTTTGTCGAATCCAATGTCTTCGCTTGGTGCTGCCCACATCATTGTTGCGCACGAGTCTTCCTTGGCAGCTATCACGCTCAGCCCCAATGGTCGCTTCGTTGCTACCGCCTCATCTAAAGGCACCTTGATCCGCATATGGTCCAATAATGTGGTTGCAGGTGTAGAGTCAGGTCTCAATGGCGGCCGTGCCTCTCTGCGAGGACTCAGATCGAACGCGCCAGGCAGGACAGGAGTTGGGGCAAGGTTGATACGCGAACTGCGTCGCGGAACCGATCCTGCGACCATCTCTAGTATTGCCTTCAGCTCAGATGCCTCCttgattgctgctgccagtgACAAAGGAACCATCCACATCTTCCTGCTTGATGTCACTTCCATCATCACTTCATCTAATGCTGGTAGACCTGAGAggtcttcgtcctcgtcctcctcgcgGACTGCCAAccttggacgagctgcgGCGCAGTACCTGCCATCCAGCATGGGCAACCTTGCAGGCCAGGTTCCTTCCTCAGTGCTTCCACAGTACCTCAAGTCCGAGTGGAGTGGCGCTCAGTTCCGCATTCCGCTCAAGAGCTTCGGTTCCTCTTCTCGCCACTACAACGCGCCATCTGCCACAGAAGAGGGTGGTCTGTATGGCGAGGGTGCTCGGTCGGCCAAGCCGTTTGGTACCGAAAAGTCGACAGAAGGTGCGTGGGCCCAGATGCGCAGTCGTATTAGCGATCTTCGCAAGGGAGAGGCCAGCGTCGAAGAGAGCATATTTCTCTGTTGGATTCTGGAGGCGCGATCCTCGTCTACGCGCCTCGCCGTTCCGACCACGAGCCAAGGCGCTGGAGCAGACAAGGATCGATCGCTCAAAGACGAGCCGCGCAGCCGCGTCACATCTTCAAAATTCGATCACAACGCCGAAGTGGCCCAAACCGATCATCAGCAACACCGTCTCATCGCGTTGACCACGTCAGGTGGATGGTATAAGCTTGCTGTCAGCTTGCCGGATGTAAAGGCCGAGACGGGTGCGTCAAGCTCCACGGTCCTCGACATGTACCGCCGGGATTCCTCTTCACAGTCGAGACGCACCAACGCGCTGCTGTGCGAGTTGGTGGAATACCGTCCTATGGCTGCGCTCCTCGACGGCTGGAGGCTGTAG
- a CDS encoding putative succinate semialdehyde dehydrogenase → MPHMPQGIVKGGKEDVKLNNQSLWQTKAYINGVWTDADNKSTLKVFNKATGAEIGQVPDMGANETAAAISAADEAFKSWSKTTAKHRHDLLMKLYYAHQENAEDLAKIIVAENGKALPEAKGEISYSNGFLEWFAEEATRTYGHTVPSPLPGVRNVVQMQPVGVAGLITPWNFPAAMITRKAAPALAAGCTVVVKAPAETPFSALAFAHLAEKVGFPKGTINVVTCAKGDNEIAVGKQLCENPAVRKISFTGSTRVGKILMSQSASTLKKLSMELGGNAPFIVFEDADLDKAVEGAIACKFRGSGQTCICANRIYVHASIKDEFLQKLAAKVNDFKVGYGMDKGTTHGPLVSEAGLSKVEEHVNDSVKKGAKVIVGGKRGEGLFFEPTIITDLPEDVPTDREETFGPLAAVYTFTSEQEVVRKANNVDVGLAGYFFSKDTARCWRVAEELQVGMVGINTGLISQHAVPFGGVHESGFGREGGRTGIDEYLVQKLMVFGGVN, encoded by the coding sequence ATGCCGCACATGCCCCAAGGGATCGTCAAGGGCGGCAAGGAAGacgtcaagctcaacaatCAGTCTCTTTGGCAGACAAAGGCCTACATCAACGGAGTATGGACCGATGCTGACAACAAATCCACCCTCAAGGTGTTCAACAAAGCCACCGGCGCCGAGATCGGTCAGGTGCCAGACATGGGCGCCAACGAGACCGCGGCCGCCAtcagcgctgctgacgaGGCTTTCAAGTCTTGGTCCAAGACCACCGCCAAACACCGCCACGACTTGCTCATGAAGCTCTATTATGCCCACCAGGAGAACGCTGAAGACCTTGCTAAGATCATTGTAGCCGAAAACGGAAAAGCGCTGCCAGAGGCCAAGGGCGAGATAAGCTACTCAAATGGTTTTCTCGAGTGGTTTGCCGAGGAGGCTACGCGTACCTACGGACACACTGTGCCCTCGCCTCTCCCTGGCGTTCGCAACGTCGTGCAGATGCAGCCTGTTGGTGTCGCTGGTCTCATCACTCCTTGGAACTTCCCTGCCGCCATGATCACGCGCAAAGCAGCTcctgcgctcgctgcgGGATGTACCGTCGTTGTCAAGGCGCCCGCTGAAACACCCTTCTCTGCACTTGCCTTCGCCCACCTGGCCGAGAAGGTCGGCTTCCCCAAGGGCACCATCAACGTCGTCACCTGTGCCAAGGGGGACAACGAAATTGCTGTCGGCAAGCAACTCTGCGAAAACCCCGCTGTGCGGAAAATCTCGTTCACCGGCTCCACCCGCGTCGGAAAAATTCTTATGAGCCAATCCGCCTCGACTCTCAAGAAGCTCTCTATGGAGCTCGGCGGTAACGCTCCCTTCATTGTGTTTGAGGATGCCGATCTTGACAAGGCGGTCGAGGGTGCGATCGCCTGCAAGTTCCGAGGCTCGGGTCAGACTTGCATCTGTGCCAACCGAATCTACGTTCATGCCAGCATCAAGGATGAGTTTCTTCAGAAACTCGCCGCCAAGGTCAATGACTTCAAGGTCGGCTACGGCATGGACAAAGGCACGACGCACGGCCCACTCGTCAGCGAGGCCGGTCTCAGCAAGGTCGAAGAGCACGTTAACGATTCGGTCAAGAAGGGCGCCAAAGTCATTGTCGGTGGAAAGCGCGGCGAAGgcctcttcttcgagcccaccatcatcaccgaCCTGCCCGAAGACGTTCCTACCGACCGCGAAGAAACGTTTGGCCCTCTTGCCGCCGTGTACACATTCACTAGCGAACAAGAGGTGGTACGAAAGGCTAACAACGTCGACGTCGGTCTGGCTGGCTACTTTTTCTCCAAAGACACGGCACGCTGCTGGCGTGTCGCCGAGGAGCTCCAAGTCGGTATGGTCGGCATCAACACCGGCCTCATCTCGCAACACGCCGTCCCCTTTGGCGGCGTCCACGAATCCGGTTTTGGACGCGAGGGTGGTCGCActggcatcgacgagtACCTTGTACAGAAGCTGATGGTATTTGGCGGCGTCAATTGA
- a CDS encoding uncharacterized protein (related to proline transport helper PTH1) codes for MLSVVQRSCCTRSTVAHSSRWLPSTKRRPAYTSLLDLDYSYPVHKTTDVSFRIKSAFSSSSSGRVATTSRSSPANAAQRLVPTSPFSQTKFPPPSFPPSFGSNQLVPVSDETHHRLHSILACFDAPVRFAFAYGSGVFSQTVAGPEHSKRPQTRDGKKMIDFVMAVTHPHHWHSLNMTQHPSHYSMPSRLLGSIGIGLVQQRGAKIWYNPYIKLEDELIKYGVISVDDLCADLLDWETLYVSGRMHKPVALITSDARVRLAQQVNLASALRTALLLLPNEFTEVELYTRIASLSYTGDFRMSVPGGENLNKVRNIVLNQRDEFRRLYAGLMRNLGTLSIEQVRENRFKIVQDNSVSTRASYAARLPKCLRQRVQDHYTLQPHLDPAFLKLSLSKTLNTVPRTPSHIEREKTLNDFWRAAVQRDDFGEVLLKNIAQTVKGPSWSQSIKGIYTAGFTRTIRYVGAKIGKYFEGKSQSDKAS; via the exons ATGTTGTCCGTCGTACAGAGGAGCTGTTGCACGCGAAGTACCGTGGCGCACTCATCACGGTGGCTCCCCTCCACCAAGCGCCGACCAGCTTACACATCcttgcttgaccttgaCTACTCGTACCCTGTGCATAAAACAACCGACGTCAGCTTCCGTATCAAGAGCGCCTTttcctcatcatcatcggGCAGGGTGGCGACCACATCACGATCATCCCCAGCCAACGCAGCCCAACGTCTCGTCCCAACAAGCCCTTTCTCTCAGACTAAATTCCCACCGCCCTCTTTTCCACCCTCCTTTGGCTCAAATCAGCTCGTTCCAGTCTCGGACGAGACCCATCACCGTCTCCATAGCATCCTTGCATGCTTTGATGCGCCCGTTCGATTCGCGTTTGCATATGGCTCGGGCGTCTTTTCCCAGACCGTGGCCGGCCCGGAGCATTCCAAAAGGCCGCAAACTAGAGACGGCAAAAAGATGATCGACTTTGTCATGGCCGTTACACATCCACATCACTGGCACTCGCTCAATATGACGCAACATCCGAGCCACTATTCCATGCCCAGTCGGCTGCTAGGGAGTATTGGCATCGGACTGGTGCAGCAAAGGGGGGCAAAGATATGGTACAATCCCTACATCAAGCTGGAGGATGAGCTCATCAAGTACGGTGTCATCAGTGTCGACGACCTTTGCGCCGATCTGCTTGACTGGGAAACGCTCTACGTGAGTGGACGCATGCATAAGCCGGTTGCCTTGATCACATCAGATGCCAGGGTGCGGTTGGCACAGCAAGTCAACCTCGCCTCAGCGCTGCGCACTGCACTTCTATTGCTGCCAAACGAGTTCACCGAGGTGGAACTCTACACACGCATCGCCTCGCTCAGCTACACGGGTGACTTCAGAATGTCGGTGCCCGGAGGCGAGAATTTGAACAAGGTGCGCAACATTGTGCTCAACCAGCGCGACGAATTCCGACGCCTCTATGCTGGCCTGATGCGCAACTTGGGTACGCTTTCGATCGAACAAGTCAGGGAAAACCGCTTCAAGATTGTGCAGGACAACTCGGTCTCTACGCGTGCCTCATACGCTGCTCGGTTGCCCAAATGTCTCCGCCAAAGGGTGCAAGACCACTACACTTTGCAGCCGCATTTGGATCCAGCATTTCTGAAGCTTTCGCTctccaagacgctcaacacgGTGCCACGAACACCTTCGCATATCGAAAGGgaaaagacgctcaacgacTTCTGGCGCGCAGCAGTGCAGAGAGACGATTTCGGCGAGGTGCTGCTAAAAAACATTGCGCAAACGGTCAAAGGTCCTTCATGGTCACAGTCGATCAAGGGCATCTATACTGCCGGCTTCACGAGAACAATCCGATATGTCGGTGCAAAAATTGGCAAG TACTTTGAAGGCAAAAGCCAGAGCGACAAGGCTTCGTAA
- a CDS encoding uncharacterized protein (related to Acetyltransferase, GNAT family) → MFRVVRITDPNVSDSQRANYAQKYTDLRIMALKRSPHAFSTTVEIESQLDMAARIDRLEESQKNIFVCINDETEEWVGQVTLIGPLSQSEYDASFQVLPGTKSSRSPSLTNVVSESYWHMTALYVDDRLRGQGLARLLCEECFAYVGKGQLRIIIKPDNTKVIEMYKRMHFHVFEGKAALLEAIHASRDGFNRLPSDAVASSVYNSRGGIVMVKMIDS, encoded by the coding sequence ATGTTTCGCGTTGTGAGGATCACTGATCCGAATGTAAGCGACTCGCAACGTGCCAACTACGCCCAGAAGTACACGGATCTGCGTATCATGGCGCTCAAGCGTTCGCCACACGCGTTTTCGACGAcagtcgagatcgagtcgcaGTTGGACATGGCAGCACGGATAGATCGACTGGAAGAGTCACAGAAAAACATATTCGTCTGCATCAACGATGAAACAGAAGAGTGGGTGGGGCAGGTAACACTCATCGGTCCTCTCTCCCAATCAGAGTACGATGCGTCCTTCCAAGTCTTGCCGGGCACTAAGTCGTCCAGGTCACCCTCTCTAACCAACGTTGTCAGCGAGAGCTACTGGCACATGACTGCCCTCTACGTCGACGACCGCTTACGTGGCCAAGGTCTGGCGCGCCTTCTCTGCGAGGAATGCTTTGCATACGTCGGCAAAGGTCAGCTTCGAATCATCATCAAACCAGACAACACCAAGGTGATAGAAATGTACAAACGCATGCATTTCCATGTTTTCGAAGGCAAagctgcgctgctcgaagcgatTCATGCCAGTAGAGACGGATTCAATAGGCTGCCCAGTGACGCTGTAGCAAGCTCGGTATACAATTCGCGTGGAGGAATAGTGATGGTGAAAATGAtagattcgtga
- a CDS encoding uncharacterized protein (related to Lipase/esterase) yields MPQSHSFKYDPEFLQAAGPVLATFAQRPKPSLHDVETHRVNLDTALRAAGEAGPKYPVETTTHAITTRDGATINVIQVAPKQRRDNGPAVLHAHGGGMMSGTADAWVASGILPGLAAASGVDIFSVEYRPAPEHQLDGLVNDCYDALEWLSSNAASLGIDSNRIGVFGESAGGGIVAGVALQARDKALSPPLRKQILIYPMLDDRNLTPDERLSPTAIWSYENNLTGWSALLGKDIAGTDKVNELVKYAVPARVQDLSGLPDTYIDIGQLDIFIEETLEYVGRLHKAGVQVELNVYKGFPHAWELVGAQNTSVGKRIISERILALQSF; encoded by the coding sequence ATGCCGCAGTCGCATTCGTTCAAGTACGACCCGGAGTTCCTGCAAGCGGCAGGCCCGGTGCTAGCCACATTTGCACAGCGACCCAAGCCCAGCTTGCACGATGTTGAGACGCATCGCGTCAACCTCGACACGGCGCTTCGTGCAGCGGGTGAGGCTGGACCCAAGTATCCAGTCGAAACAACGACGCACGCAATCACAACTCGCGACGGTGCAACCATCAATGTCATTCAAGTGGCTCCAAAGCAGCGAAGAGACAACGGCCCTGCCGTGCTACATGCCCATGGCGGTGGCATGATGTCTGGCACTGCCGACGCATGGGTCGCATCAGGTATTCTTCCGGGCCTGGCCGCGGCAAGCGGTGTCGATATCTTCAGTGTCGAGTATCGTCCTGCGCCAGAGCATCAGCTCGATGGGCTCGTCAACGACTGCTACGATGCATTGGAGTGGCTCTCATCGAATGCAGCCTCGCTTGGAATCGACAGCAATAGAATCGGTGTATTCGGCGAGTCGGCTGGAGGAGGCATAGTAGCCGGAGTAGCTCTCCAAGCTCGTGACAAGGCTTTGTCTCCACCTTTGCGGAAACAGATCCTCATCTATCCCATGCTCGATGACCGCAACCTGACGCCCGATGAGCGTCTTTCGCCTACTGCCATCTGGAGTTACGAGAATAACTTGACAGGCTGGTCTGCTCTGCTGGGGAAAGACATTGCGGGTACGGACAAAGTCAATGAACTTGTCAAGTATGCCGTCCCGGCCCGTGTGCAGGACCTTTCAGGTTTGCCAGATACCTACATTGATATTGGACAGCTCGACATCTTCATCGAGGAGACCCTCGAATATGTTGGCAGACTTCACAAGGCTGGCGTGCAGGTAGAATTAAACGTGTACAAGGGCTTTCCTCATGCGTGGGAGCTCGTCGGTGCCCAAAACACTTCGGTTGGCAAGAGAATCATATCCGAACGGATCCTCGCTCTCCAAAGCTTTTAG